A window of Nocardiopsis sp. Huas11 genomic DNA:
GCGGCCCGAGGACCACGCCCGCAGGGTCTCGCGCACGATCTGCTCCTTGGGCACGAACGCGAACTCCGGCAGCCCCTTCTCCTGCACCCCGCGGGTCATGTCGGTGCGCACGAACCCGGGCAGGACCACGGTGACCTGGACCCCCTTGCGGCGGACCTCGGCGGCCACGCTCTCGCTCCACAGGGTGACGAACTTCTTGCCGCCGCCGTAGACCGACCCGCCGGGGTTGGCCGTGGGCTCTCCGGCCAGCGACGACACGTTGACCACCCCGAGCCGCGCGGTCTCGCCGGCCTCGCGCCGGGCGATCTGGACCGGCAGGACGGCGCGGGCCAGATGGAGGACGGCGCGCACGTTGAGGTCGATCATGGCGTCGACGTCGTCCGGGTCCTGCTCGACGAACGCGCCGCCGTCCCCGCGCCCGGCGTTGTTGACCAGCAGGTCGATGGGCCGGATTCCGTCCGTGCCGTCCCGCCGCAGGCGCGCGGCGACCGCCTCGACCCCCTCCCTCGTCCCGAGGTCGGCGGGCAGTGTCTCCACGTCCGTGCCGTACCGCTCGCCGATCTCCCCGGCCAGGGCGTTCAGGGCGTCCTCGCGCCGGGCGACCACCACGAGTCCGTAGCCGCGCTGGGCCAGG
This region includes:
- a CDS encoding SDR family oxidoreductase — encoded protein: MSAAQSTPQDPSAARTALVTGASSGIGEEFARRLAQRGYGLVVVARREDALNALAGEIGERYGTDVETLPADLGTREGVEAVAARLRRDGTDGIRPIDLLVNNAGRGDGGAFVEQDPDDVDAMIDLNVRAVLHLARAVLPVQIARREAGETARLGVVNVSSLAGEPTANPGGSVYGGGKKFVTLWSESVAAEVRRKGVQVTVVLPGFVRTDMTRGVQEKGLPEFAFVPKEQIVRETLRAWSSGRSQVVPGGQYKTADGLLKVLPRTLVRALARRMA